The proteins below are encoded in one region of Sminthopsis crassicaudata isolate SCR6 chromosome 1, ASM4859323v1, whole genome shotgun sequence:
- the LOC141550774 gene encoding apoptosis-associated speck-like protein containing a CARD, with amino-acid sequence MARGRDHILKTLENLEEDEFKTFKFKLRTWPLRPGFFPIPRGKLSTLDRVDLSDKIVCCYLEGYGMELTAEVLLDMGLREEAVTLQQAANSASRSGPNGNATQSTQHSAGASAASGGHFVEQHRINLINRVTVLDPILDELLGEVLNAEQYDTIRAEATTQKQMRILYTFMRNWNNSHKDMFLEALRKNNPFLVEELEKS; translated from the exons ATGGCTCGCGGCCGGGACCACATCCTGAAGACTCTGGAGAACCTGGAGGAGGATGAATTCAAGACGTTCAAATTCAAGCTGCGGACATGGCCTCTACGGCCTGGCTTCTTCCCTATTCCCCGGGGGAAATTGTCGACTTTGGATCGCGTGGATCTTAGTGACAAGATCGTCTGTTGCTACCTGGAGGGTTACGGGATGGAGCTGACTGCAGAGGTGCTCCTAGATATGGGCTTACGGGAAGAGGCTGTCACACTCCAGCAAGCGGCGAATTCTG CTTCAAGGTCTGGTCCAAATGGAAATGCAACCCAGTCCACTCAGCATTCAGCTGGAGCATCCGCTGCATCAG GGGGACATTTTGTGGAACAGCATCGGATAAACCTCATCAATCGAGTCACTGTGCTAGATCCAATCCTAGATGAATTGTTAGGGGAGGTTCTGAATGCAGAGCAATATGACACCATCAGGGCTGAGGCCACCACCCAGAAACAGATGAGAATACTCTACACCTTCATGCGAAACTGGAACAATTCACATAAAGACATGTTTTTAGAAGCTCTAAGGAAAAACAACCCTTTCTTGGTGGAAGAACTGGAGAAAAGCTGA